A region from the Halarsenatibacter silvermanii genome encodes:
- a CDS encoding diacylglycerol/lipid kinase family protein: protein MEKRIFLAYNSRSGDAGFKDRLHRFVEVFQQNFLLEINDIVGINLENRLKHLKSDNDTFIAAAGGDGTLNSLVNAMMLNGLNNPVMLIPVGTSNDFATRLNMPENFLALNNLIHERENINLIDIGKINDGYFINVCACGFLTSVPYETPEDLKNLVGKAAYYLKGVQKLTELKPIPLEVKTPDQSIKEEFCLFLILNSGRAGGFSDITPDSLLDDGQFEFLGIKYTGVYEMFTALVEVFVNKNWNSDENIVYFRAEEMKIQSYNTEKTFMTDIDGEKGPELPLNIEVQKQALPFVFDPKNKPIQGR, encoded by the coding sequence ATGGAAAAAAGAATTTTTTTAGCTTACAATTCTCGTTCAGGAGATGCAGGCTTTAAAGATCGACTGCACCGATTTGTGGAGGTTTTCCAGCAAAATTTTTTGCTGGAGATAAATGATATTGTGGGCATCAATTTAGAAAATCGCCTGAAACATCTCAAATCCGATAATGACACTTTTATTGCGGCTGCCGGCGGTGATGGCACCTTAAACAGTCTGGTGAATGCCATGATGCTAAATGGTTTAAACAACCCCGTAATGCTGATTCCTGTGGGTACCAGCAATGATTTTGCGACCAGGCTGAATATGCCAGAAAATTTTCTTGCTCTCAACAATTTAATCCATGAAAGAGAAAATATTAACCTTATCGATATTGGAAAAATAAATGATGGTTACTTTATTAATGTATGTGCCTGCGGTTTTCTTACCTCTGTGCCTTATGAAACCCCGGAGGACCTGAAAAATCTGGTCGGTAAAGCTGCTTATTATTTAAAAGGTGTACAAAAACTCACCGAACTCAAGCCTATTCCCCTTGAAGTTAAAACGCCTGACCAGAGCATAAAAGAGGAATTCTGTCTTTTCCTGATTTTAAACAGCGGCAGGGCGGGAGGTTTTTCTGATATTACTCCTGACAGCCTTCTGGACGACGGTCAGTTTGAGTTTTTAGGTATAAAGTACACAGGTGTTTACGAAATGTTTACTGCTCTGGTGGAGGTTTTTGTAAATAAAAACTGGAACAGCGACGAGAATATTGTCTATTTTAGAGCAGAGGAGATGAAGATACAATCCTATAACACTGAAAAAACATTTATGACCGATATAGATGGCGAAAAGGGGCCGGAATTACCTTTGAATATAGAAGTTCAGAAACAGGCTTTGCCCTTTGTTTTTGATCCGAAGAATAAGCCTATTCAGGGGAGGTAG
- a CDS encoding CC/Se motif family (seleno)protein, whose amino-acid sequence MNDNRRNQSAEDSIEITRNVSFTENAREIIEKNGIDSVTVDLIQRGGGUSGVTMAPVVQAKRPSEEITDMYDHVEEEGCDVYIRKNLAAENSEEGITLHAVGSGNLTRLIVRGLKNF is encoded by the coding sequence ATGAATGATAACAGGAGAAATCAGTCTGCTGAAGACTCTATTGAAATTACTAGAAATGTCAGTTTTACGGAAAATGCCCGGGAAATTATTGAAAAGAATGGTATAGACTCAGTCACTGTAGATCTTATCCAGCGTGGTGGCGGATGAAGCGGCGTCACTATGGCGCCTGTGGTGCAGGCCAAAAGACCATCTGAAGAAATAACAGATATGTATGATCATGTCGAAGAAGAGGGCTGCGATGTGTACATTCGTAAAAATTTAGCTGCTGAAAACAGCGAGGAAGGAATCACTCTTCACGCTGTAGGCAGCGGCAATCTTACTCGTTTGATCGTGCGGGGGCTGAAAAACTTTTAG